The following proteins come from a genomic window of Myroides odoratus DSM 2801:
- a CDS encoding SIR2 family NAD-dependent protein deacylase — MEKRLVVLSGAGMSAESGIKTFRDADGLWEGHDIMEVASPIGWAKNKEMVLKFYNDRRRQLLTCEPNAAHRAIAELQQHFKTTIITQNVDDLHERAGSKDVIHLHGELLKVRSEVNEQLVYSWTTDLTALDHNEHGHGLRPHIVWFGEMVPELERAIPYVEEADVILIIGTSLQVYPAASLLDFAKPDVLVYYIDLHPASTKHFHHKIEVIAEKASVGMQQIHESLIEFSQMI, encoded by the coding sequence ATGGAAAAACGTTTAGTGGTGCTTTCAGGAGCGGGAATGAGTGCAGAAAGTGGAATCAAAACCTTTCGCGATGCTGATGGCTTATGGGAAGGTCACGATATTATGGAAGTTGCTTCTCCTATTGGTTGGGCAAAAAACAAGGAAATGGTTTTAAAGTTTTACAACGATCGACGTCGACAATTGTTGACGTGTGAACCAAATGCAGCTCATCGTGCTATTGCGGAATTGCAACAACACTTTAAAACCACTATCATTACTCAAAATGTCGATGATTTACACGAACGTGCAGGAAGTAAAGATGTTATTCACTTACACGGTGAATTACTCAAAGTGCGCAGTGAAGTAAATGAACAGCTGGTTTATTCTTGGACCACTGACTTAACCGCGTTGGATCACAATGAACACGGTCATGGTCTACGCCCACATATTGTGTGGTTTGGAGAAATGGTTCCAGAACTAGAACGCGCGATTCCTTATGTTGAAGAAGCAGATGTGATTTTAATTATCGGAACTTCCTTGCAAGTATATCCTGCAGCTTCCTTGCTTGATTTCGCAAAACCAGATGTTTTAGTTTACTACATTGATTTACATCCTGCTTCTACTAAACACTTCCATCACAAGATTGAAGTGATTGCAGAAAAAGCATCGGTAGGCATGCAACAGATTCACGAATCTTTAATTGAATTTAGTCAAATGATATAA
- a CDS encoding Crp/Fnr family transcriptional regulator: MTSFHRTDLPLEEELSDASVALIEQTLTPIVLPKGYRLLEDKEGIKHAYLIKKGIVRLFITTEDKEMTFEFAREKDILSTSLGYFYQVPSYERFELLEDTILYQIDLVAMKQLFYESIEICNWARQFTELNAIKTQKQLIDMLVLTPEDRYLQLMKYDKTLFQRVPLKQIASYIGISPISLSRIRARIK, from the coding sequence ATGACATCCTTTCACCGAACAGATTTACCTTTAGAAGAAGAATTAAGTGATGCTAGTGTAGCTTTAATTGAACAAACACTTACACCTATCGTTTTACCTAAAGGGTATCGGCTGTTGGAGGATAAAGAAGGTATAAAGCATGCGTATCTCATTAAAAAAGGCATTGTACGCCTCTTTATTACGACGGAGGATAAAGAAATGACATTTGAATTTGCTCGAGAAAAAGATATTTTAAGCACTTCTTTGGGCTATTTTTATCAAGTCCCAAGTTATGAGCGTTTTGAATTGCTAGAGGATACGATTCTCTATCAGATTGATCTCGTGGCAATGAAGCAGCTTTTTTATGAATCTATTGAAATATGTAATTGGGCGCGACAATTCACAGAACTCAACGCCATCAAAACACAAAAGCAATTGATTGATATGTTAGTCTTAACGCCAGAAGATCGTTATCTGCAGTTAATGAAATACGATAAAACACTTTTTCAACGGGTTCCATTGAAACAGATTGCTTCTTATATCGGTATATCTCCCATTTCATTGAGTAGAATTCGAGCGAGAATAAAATAG
- a CDS encoding N-acetyltransferase has translation MIRLFTAEDSKEVVELWYEASVIAHDFIEASYWQEKKADMEQIYIPNSETYVYEKEKHIVGFVSLIENYIAAIFVAPSEQGKGIGKELIQFIKQKRSTLELGVYVKNINSIAFYEKQGFVIVEEQIDESTGEREVVMAYK, from the coding sequence ATGATACGATTATTTACAGCTGAAGACAGCAAAGAAGTGGTTGAGCTTTGGTATGAAGCTTCGGTGATAGCTCATGATTTTATTGAGGCAAGTTATTGGCAAGAGAAAAAGGCTGATATGGAGCAGATTTATATTCCCAATAGTGAAACTTATGTATATGAAAAGGAGAAACATATTGTGGGTTTTGTATCTTTGATAGAGAATTATATCGCAGCGATATTCGTTGCTCCAAGTGAACAAGGAAAGGGGATAGGGAAGGAATTGATACAGTTTATCAAACAAAAACGCTCGACGTTAGAGTTGGGGGTTTATGTAAAAAACATCAATTCTATTGCCTTTTATGAAAAACAAGGGTTTGTAATCGTAGAAGAACAAATCGATGAATCAACAGGAGAACGAGAAGTTGTGATGGCATATAAATAA
- a CDS encoding THUMP domain-containing class I SAM-dependent RNA methyltransferase produces MENFKMVAKTLFGLEEVLAKELQLLGATKVKEGTRMVSFEGDKGFLYKANLALRTALKILVPIKQFAVYNESNLYKGIQSIDWSKYIGAHQSFVIDSTVFSDQFNNSLFVSLKAKDAIVDQFRDKFDKRPNVDKDFPDLRINVHIQRDLCTVSLDSSGASLHQRGYKTATNIAPINEVLAAGMLLLSGWDGRSHFMDPMCGSGTLLIEAAMIACNIPANINRKEFAFERWKDWDADLFEVIQSSLLKRVREFHYTIQGYDKAPSAVMKAQDNVRNANLEEYIKIENLNFFETSKEVEGPLHMVFNPPYGERLDINLERFYREIGDTLKQGYPGTDAWFITANIEALKYVGLRPSRKIKLFNGKLEARLAKYELYEGSKKGKYMNQN; encoded by the coding sequence ATGGAAAATTTTAAAATGGTAGCCAAAACGCTTTTCGGTTTAGAAGAGGTTTTAGCGAAAGAACTACAGCTTTTAGGAGCAACGAAAGTGAAGGAAGGAACTCGTATGGTGAGTTTCGAAGGAGATAAAGGATTTTTATACAAAGCGAATTTAGCTTTGCGTACCGCTTTGAAAATCTTAGTTCCAATTAAACAATTTGCTGTTTATAACGAAAGTAATCTTTATAAAGGAATTCAAAGTATTGATTGGAGTAAATATATCGGTGCACATCAGTCGTTTGTGATTGATTCAACCGTGTTTTCGGATCAGTTCAACAACAGTTTATTCGTATCATTAAAAGCAAAAGATGCTATTGTCGATCAGTTTAGAGATAAATTTGACAAGCGTCCGAATGTAGATAAAGACTTCCCAGATTTGCGTATTAATGTGCATATTCAACGCGATTTATGTACGGTTTCACTAGATTCTTCGGGTGCTTCTTTACACCAAAGAGGATATAAAACAGCAACGAATATTGCGCCAATTAACGAGGTATTAGCAGCGGGAATGTTGTTGTTATCTGGGTGGGATGGAAGAAGTCACTTCATGGACCCTATGTGTGGTTCAGGAACTTTGTTAATCGAGGCAGCGATGATTGCTTGCAATATTCCGGCGAATATCAACCGAAAAGAATTTGCTTTCGAACGTTGGAAGGATTGGGATGCAGATCTATTTGAGGTCATTCAAAGTTCACTGCTTAAACGCGTACGCGAATTTCATTATACGATTCAAGGGTATGATAAAGCACCTTCTGCAGTAATGAAAGCCCAAGATAATGTTCGTAATGCAAATTTAGAAGAATACATTAAGATAGAAAACCTAAACTTTTTTGAAACTTCAAAAGAGGTAGAAGGACCTTTGCACATGGTGTTTAACCCACCATATGGAGAACGTTTAGATATTAATTTAGAACGTTTTTACCGCGAAATCGGAGATACTTTGAAACAAGGATATCCAGGAACAGATGCTTGGTTCATTACCGCTAACATTGAAGCTTTAAAATATGTTGGTTTACGTCCTTCAAGAAAAATTAAATTATTTAATGGTAAATTAGAGGCACGTTTAGCTAAATACGAACTCTATGAAGGAAGTAAAAAAGGAAAATATATGAATCAAAATTAA
- a CDS encoding class I SAM-dependent DNA methyltransferase, translating to MSEQKKAWYASWFDTPYYHILYKDRDYDEAQLFIDNLTHYLNLSENSKVLDLACGKGRHAIYLNSLGYDVVGADLSANSIEAAKVAENDTLHFEVHDMREPLENKYEAIFNLFTSFGYFSNPEDNTKALKAMHNSLSDYGLAVIDFMNVNKVIANLVPSEIKTVDGIEFHIERRVENGYIIKDIRFQADGEDHAYSERVKAFTLGDFEQMMNENEIYLLDVFGDYKLRKFYPNESDRLIMIFK from the coding sequence ATGTCTGAACAGAAGAAAGCTTGGTATGCATCGTGGTTTGATACCCCTTATTATCACATTTTATATAAGGATAGAGATTATGATGAAGCACAACTTTTTATAGATAACCTTACCCATTATTTAAACTTATCCGAAAATTCTAAAGTTTTAGATTTAGCCTGTGGTAAAGGCCGTCACGCCATTTACCTTAACAGCTTAGGTTATGATGTGGTAGGTGCAGATTTATCTGCAAACAGTATTGAGGCAGCGAAAGTAGCGGAAAATGACACGCTTCATTTTGAGGTACACGATATGCGTGAGCCTTTAGAAAATAAATACGAAGCTATTTTTAACTTATTCACAAGTTTTGGTTATTTTAGTAATCCAGAAGATAACACCAAAGCATTAAAAGCCATGCACAATAGCTTATCCGATTATGGATTAGCCGTAATTGACTTTATGAATGTAAACAAAGTGATTGCTAATTTAGTTCCATCTGAAATTAAAACAGTTGATGGTATTGAATTTCACATTGAACGCAGAGTAGAAAATGGGTATATCATCAAAGATATTCGCTTTCAAGCTGATGGAGAAGATCACGCCTATTCAGAGCGTGTGAAAGCTTTTACCTTGGGAGACTTTGAGCAAATGATGAATGAAAATGAAATTTATTTACTTGATGTTTTTGGTGATTATAAATTAAGAAAATTCTATCCAAACGAGTCTGATCGATTAATCATGATCTTTAAATAA
- a CDS encoding ZIP family metal transporter, translating into MAYIVPLLAVIIGYLIALLIQPKNKKHIKLLMAFSGSFLLTITVTHLLPDVYQAAIGHLVMEGDHVHDHDHSGAGRIGFFIMAGIVFQIILEYFSKGAEHGHVHGHEKLERIPWLLFISLCIHALFEGMPISQHSELALGIGIHHLPIAIILTAFFINAQMNKKMVFVFMMLFSIMTPLGTLISSNVPILSTYYAEISAVVVGILFHISSTIIFESNEDHKFNINKLIAILLGVVAAYFI; encoded by the coding sequence ATGGCGTATATCGTACCTTTACTAGCTGTAATTATTGGATATTTAATTGCACTACTCATTCAACCCAAGAACAAAAAACACATCAAATTATTGATGGCGTTTAGTGGTTCTTTTTTACTAACGATAACAGTGACTCATTTATTACCTGATGTCTATCAGGCTGCTATTGGTCATCTCGTTATGGAAGGAGATCACGTACATGATCATGATCACAGTGGCGCAGGGAGAATTGGTTTTTTCATCATGGCAGGTATTGTGTTTCAGATTATCTTAGAATATTTTTCTAAAGGTGCTGAACACGGACATGTTCATGGACATGAAAAACTAGAACGCATCCCTTGGTTGTTGTTTATCAGTTTGTGTATCCACGCTTTGTTTGAAGGAATGCCTATTAGTCAACACAGTGAGTTGGCCTTAGGAATTGGAATTCATCATTTACCGATTGCTATTATTCTAACGGCTTTTTTCATCAATGCCCAAATGAATAAAAAAATGGTTTTTGTGTTTATGATGTTGTTTTCCATTATGACACCCCTAGGTACTTTAATTTCAAGTAATGTTCCTATTTTGAGCACGTACTATGCAGAAATATCAGCTGTTGTAGTTGGAATTTTATTCCATATCTCCTCTACTATTATTTTTGAAAGTAACGAAGACCACAAATTCAATATCAATAAATTAATAGCCATATTACTCGGTGTAGTTGCCGCTTATTTCATTTAA
- a CDS encoding DUF6452 family protein: MKKIMVIASFLCLATLAFVACEKDDICGKEEPTTPNYKIQFFNYEDQEVAKNGLVEAYAIGIPDTIRSTGNTLLLPLRLDQPATDWVLQIQEVKGKETLIIRDTLSLKYRVNTRYLNKACGYISTFSLLQDGTSPLLNGQANVTKGNWIKLYRTETNEIENNLENENDAHFKVYY; encoded by the coding sequence ATGAAAAAAATAATGGTTATCGCCTCTTTTCTATGCCTTGCTACTCTTGCATTTGTAGCTTGTGAGAAAGATGATATATGTGGCAAGGAAGAACCAACAACTCCTAATTATAAAATTCAATTCTTCAACTATGAAGATCAAGAAGTTGCCAAAAATGGTTTGGTTGAGGCTTATGCAATAGGCATTCCAGATACCATTCGCAGTACGGGAAATACGTTATTATTGCCTCTTCGCCTGGATCAACCAGCAACCGATTGGGTACTGCAAATTCAGGAAGTAAAAGGAAAAGAAACGCTGATTATTCGCGATACGCTTTCCTTGAAATACAGAGTGAACACGCGTTACTTGAATAAAGCTTGTGGGTATATTTCTACTTTTTCTTTACTTCAAGATGGTACTTCTCCACTCTTAAATGGCCAAGCCAATGTAACAAAAGGAAATTGGATTAAACTCTATAGAACTGAAACGAACGAAATCGAAAACAATTTAGAAAATGAAAATGACGCCCATTTTAAAGTATATTACTAG
- a CDS encoding DUF6048 family protein, which produces MKMTPILKYITSGIILLFSVVSLAQKKTEETTEKTTTHMVPQVPPKYPQRYGLRLGADLFRITRSMYDKTYNGFEVVGDYRLTKKLFAVAELGHDKLNKTESTYGYTTNGTYLRIGVDYNLHENWLDREDQIYVGGRYGFSTFSQTLDWYKPYTTNPYFENPAIPVNKKYSGLSAHWIEFVAGVKTRVFNNVFMGFSLRLTGLISQKQPDDFENLYIPGYNRKYSGAIGVGFNYTVSYFIPLYKSNKKAFTIPEKDTKYDLEGNKIESEDLKMIHENKQKAGEEL; this is translated from the coding sequence ATGAAAATGACGCCCATTTTAAAGTATATTACTAGTGGTATAATTCTATTGTTTTCAGTTGTAAGTTTAGCCCAAAAGAAAACGGAAGAAACCACAGAAAAAACGACGACACATATGGTACCTCAAGTGCCACCTAAATATCCTCAGCGTTACGGTTTGCGCTTAGGTGCGGATTTATTTAGAATTACTCGTTCCATGTATGATAAAACCTATAATGGATTTGAAGTTGTTGGGGATTATCGATTGACTAAAAAGTTATTTGCTGTGGCTGAATTAGGTCATGACAAATTAAATAAAACGGAGAGTACCTATGGTTATACCACCAACGGAACTTACCTGCGCATTGGGGTTGATTACAACCTCCATGAGAACTGGTTGGATCGTGAGGATCAAATATACGTAGGTGGACGTTATGGTTTTTCTACTTTTTCTCAAACCCTAGATTGGTATAAACCGTATACAACCAATCCTTATTTTGAGAATCCTGCGATTCCAGTAAACAAAAAATACAGTGGTTTATCTGCGCATTGGATAGAATTTGTTGCAGGAGTAAAAACGAGAGTATTCAACAATGTTTTTATGGGATTCAGCCTTCGTTTAACGGGCTTAATTTCTCAAAAGCAACCCGATGATTTTGAAAACCTCTATATTCCGGGATATAATAGAAAGTACAGTGGAGCCATTGGAGTTGGTTTTAATTATACTGTGAGTTATTTCATTCCACTTTATAAATCAAATAAAAAGGCTTTTACTATTCCAGAGAAAGACACAAAATATGACTTAGAAGGAAATAAGATTGAATCAGAAGATTTAAAAATGATTCATGAAAATAAGCAAAAAGCTGGAGAAGAATTATAA
- the lpxD gene encoding UDP-3-O-(3-hydroxymyristoyl)glucosamine N-acyltransferase, with product MKTYSLNEINDILNGSIIGTTVKQIHAAEQLDKAQDGQISFIGNKKYERLWANSKASIAIVNRDISIVPGDDRAFIKVDNVDLAMSQLLAFFAPKLPHVKEGIHPRANVDATAQIGEGAQIGAGSYIGEHVIIGKNVVVYPNVTILDHAVIGDNTVLWSGVIVRERTQIGHHCIIHPNAVLGADGFGFCPSEKGLVKIPQIGHVEIGNHVEIGANSCVDRGKFSATIIGDGCKIDNLVQIGHNSVLGKCCIMAGNSGLAGSVTLGNFVVIGGSASIKDHVTLGDGVVVGAGSGVTGDVEAGKTVLGYPALEAKTTLKQWAFLKQLVKSYNAKGS from the coding sequence ATGAAGACATACTCCTTAAATGAAATAAATGATATTCTTAATGGAAGCATAATAGGAACAACAGTAAAACAAATTCACGCAGCGGAACAGTTAGACAAAGCACAAGATGGTCAAATTTCCTTTATCGGAAATAAAAAATATGAACGCTTATGGGCGAATTCCAAAGCGAGTATCGCTATTGTGAATCGCGATATCTCCATTGTACCTGGAGACGATCGAGCGTTTATTAAGGTTGACAATGTCGATTTAGCCATGTCTCAATTACTTGCTTTTTTTGCACCTAAATTACCTCATGTAAAAGAGGGAATTCACCCAAGAGCCAATGTTGATGCTACTGCACAAATTGGAGAAGGAGCGCAAATTGGAGCAGGATCTTATATTGGAGAGCATGTAATTATTGGAAAAAATGTTGTGGTATATCCTAATGTGACGATTTTAGACCATGCTGTTATTGGAGATAATACCGTTTTATGGTCTGGAGTAATCGTTCGTGAGCGTACTCAAATTGGACATCATTGTATTATTCATCCAAATGCTGTTTTAGGAGCAGATGGATTTGGTTTTTGCCCTTCTGAAAAAGGGTTGGTTAAAATTCCTCAAATTGGTCATGTGGAGATTGGTAATCACGTGGAGATTGGAGCGAATTCTTGTGTAGATCGCGGTAAGTTTAGTGCAACAATCATTGGAGATGGTTGTAAAATAGATAATTTAGTTCAAATTGGGCATAATTCAGTCCTTGGAAAATGTTGTATCATGGCGGGTAATAGTGGATTAGCTGGGTCTGTAACCTTGGGTAATTTCGTAGTGATTGGCGGAAGTGCTTCAATTAAAGACCACGTTACATTAGGAGATGGTGTTGTAGTAGGAGCAGGATCTGGTGTAACAGGTGACGTAGAAGCAGGAAAAACCGTTTTAGGATATCCAGCTTTAGAAGCTAAAACAACCCTAAAACAATGGGCTTTCTTAAAGCAATTAGTAAAAAGTTACAATGCAAAAGGATCATAG
- a CDS encoding acyl-CoA synthetase: MKNLFKSIGNFIAEENFNALHDLQVEKPVYFNWVTEIFEGINVKEHPDKTALLWTDGTKTEHYTFQTLYNRYNQLLNFLRQKGIQQQDVILTQMMLQRINWVTHLAAIKGGYRLSPAASILGVNDLKYRFEKIMPKVILADADNVEKIDEAEKAANLNIPIKIIIDGHREGWYPLSVLDEQNTEAEAAQTKPDDNLFLFFTSGTTGMPKIVCHTQLSYPIGNLTTAAWIGLKKEDIHYNISQPGWAKFAWSSLFAPWNVGATIFAHHTKERFNAAKTLSLIEKHKITTLCAPPTVLRFFIQEDLSAYQFSLRQCVAAGEPLNPEIIEEWYEATGLSIRDGFGQTESTCMVANYPNATLKYGSMGKPTFLYDIIIADDEGRELPTNEEGNICVKTDTAKINGIFKEYMYDKERQKQVFKNGVYFTGDKAYKDEDGYIWFIGRDDDVIKASDYRIGPFEVESVLLEHPAVIESAVVASPHEVKGFEVKAFVIIKDIQQANTALAQELFQFSRQHLAPYKMPRRIEFVTELPKTISGKIKRVELRALQAERIAKKIDVPLEFVY; the protein is encoded by the coding sequence ATGAAAAATTTATTTAAAAGCATTGGAAACTTCATTGCCGAAGAGAATTTTAATGCTTTACACGACCTACAGGTAGAGAAACCTGTATATTTTAATTGGGTAACCGAAATATTTGAAGGGATTAACGTCAAAGAGCACCCCGATAAAACTGCGCTCCTTTGGACTGATGGCACAAAAACAGAGCATTATACCTTTCAAACCCTTTATAATCGATACAATCAATTGCTAAATTTCCTTCGTCAAAAAGGAATTCAACAGCAGGATGTAATTCTCACTCAAATGATGTTACAACGCATCAATTGGGTCACTCATCTTGCAGCAATTAAAGGTGGCTATCGTTTATCACCTGCTGCGAGTATTCTGGGTGTAAATGATTTGAAATATCGCTTTGAGAAGATTATGCCTAAAGTTATCCTTGCAGATGCGGATAATGTAGAAAAAATTGATGAAGCTGAAAAAGCGGCAAACCTCAACATTCCGATTAAGATCATTATCGATGGACATCGCGAGGGGTGGTATCCTTTATCTGTCCTAGACGAGCAAAATACCGAAGCCGAAGCAGCTCAAACCAAACCTGACGATAACCTCTTCTTATTTTTTACTTCTGGAACCACAGGCATGCCCAAAATTGTATGTCATACTCAATTGAGCTATCCTATCGGAAATCTAACTACTGCCGCTTGGATTGGGCTCAAAAAAGAGGATATTCACTATAATATTTCCCAACCTGGATGGGCTAAGTTTGCTTGGAGTAGTTTATTTGCTCCATGGAATGTTGGTGCTACGATTTTTGCCCATCACACGAAAGAGCGTTTCAATGCGGCTAAAACACTTTCTTTAATTGAAAAACACAAAATTACTACGCTTTGTGCACCTCCCACTGTGCTCCGTTTCTTTATTCAAGAAGACTTATCTGCTTACCAGTTTAGCTTGCGCCAATGTGTAGCAGCAGGTGAACCTTTAAATCCTGAAATTATTGAAGAGTGGTATGAAGCAACAGGACTATCTATTAGAGATGGATTTGGTCAAACGGAAAGTACGTGTATGGTTGCCAATTATCCTAATGCAACACTAAAATATGGTTCCATGGGGAAACCTACTTTTCTATATGATATTATCATTGCTGATGATGAGGGACGAGAGCTGCCTACAAATGAAGAAGGAAATATCTGTGTCAAAACAGACACAGCGAAGATCAACGGAATTTTCAAAGAATACATGTATGACAAAGAACGTCAAAAACAGGTATTCAAAAATGGAGTTTATTTCACTGGAGATAAGGCCTACAAAGATGAGGATGGCTATATCTGGTTTATTGGTCGCGATGACGATGTAATTAAAGCATCCGATTACCGCATTGGCCCATTTGAGGTAGAGAGTGTTTTGCTTGAACACCCTGCTGTAATCGAATCTGCTGTTGTAGCAAGTCCACATGAAGTCAAGGGATTTGAAGTCAAAGCTTTTGTCATTATCAAAGATATTCAACAAGCTAATACAGCACTAGCACAGGAGTTATTTCAATTTTCCCGTCAACACCTCGCTCCATATAAAATGCCGCGTAGAATAGAATTTGTAACTGAATTACCCAAAACAATTAGCGGTAAAATTAAACGAGTAGAATTACGCGCTTTACAAGCTGAACGCATTGCTAAGAAAATTGATGTGCCTTTGGAGTTTGTGTATTAA